CCCCCACTGCGCTCTTTGTAAAAGTAGTAGAGCAGGGGCGAGGCGGCTATTGTTTTGAACTCAATGCATTGCTGGCCGAAGTTTGTGAGTCGCTTGGCTACAAGGTGGAGCGCCTGCTTGGCAGAGTCTGGTCCAGTGGTGCGCCATCGCCCCCGCTCACCCATATGGCCCTGCGAGTGATGGTTGATCATCAGTATTACCTGTGTGATGCAGGCTTTGGCGGAGGCACACTTAGAGATCCTCTGCCCTGGAATTTTTACGCGGCAGTGAACCAGACGCCGGACAGCTATCGTCTGGAAGAAACTGACAATCAGGAAGTCATGCTTTCCCGATTTACCGGTTCCCGCTGGAAAAACCTGTACAGTGTTCTCCCTTGTCCAGTGCAACCTCAGGATTTTATTCCGGCAAACCATTACACCTCCACGCACCCGGATTCGTTTTTTACGCAGGCGCCAGTTGCCGCACTGACAACCGCTGAAGGGCGTATTACGCTCCGTGGCCGGCTCTTTCGCAGAGTCGAGGGCACTGATGAGTGTGAACGGGAGTTAGCGACATTTGAGGATTTTATCAACGTACTCCATGTCGATTTTGGTCTGACCGGCCTGAATGGAGCACTCCTTGAGAGGCGTCTTTCCGGGCTGTTTGGTAAAGAATAGAAGATGTTTATGATGGTCAGACTCAGGTAACCGGTCACCTGACCTGTGTGAGCTGCAGAATCATGAGGCTCGGTAAAATGGGAATCAACTCGTTAAGCGGACGTGCCATAGCTGTGTTGGCGGCATGTATTTTTACTGCCTTTGCCGCATTTTCCATACGCTACAGCTACGGCGTACTTCTGCCTGAAATGCTGTCTCCGCTCGGCATGACAAAGACACAGGCGGGTACCATCTACGCATCCTATTTTGCGATTAACTGCCTGTTATCACCTGTTGTAGGGATTATCTCTGACAGGTGTAATCTGCGGATGCTGCTCACTGCATTTGTCGTACTCATGGGAACGGGAACATTCCTCATGCAGTATGCAACATCTGTCATGCAAGCGTCTGCTTGTTTTGCGCTGGCAGGGATGGGGGCTGCCGCTTGCTGGGCCCCGGTTATGGTGATAGCCCAGAGATGGACCGGCGACAGCATACGTGGCACGGTCCTTTCCCTGGTGGATGCCGGCAGCTCGCTCGGGGTGATGGCTGCCGGCACACTTGTCCCGCTCTTTGTGGCCAGG
Above is a window of Trichlorobacter lovleyi SZ DNA encoding:
- a CDS encoding arylamine N-acetyltransferase family protein yields the protein MDIERFLKRIGITSLPDSPHSRLREIHRAMTQSVPFENLAILEGREIDLAPTALFVKVVEQGRGGYCFELNALLAEVCESLGYKVERLLGRVWSSGAPSPPLTHMALRVMVDHQYYLCDAGFGGGTLRDPLPWNFYAAVNQTPDSYRLEETDNQEVMLSRFTGSRWKNLYSVLPCPVQPQDFIPANHYTSTHPDSFFTQAPVAALTTAEGRITLRGRLFRRVEGTDECERELATFEDFINVLHVDFGLTGLNGALLERRLSGLFGKE